From Desulfurobacteriaceae bacterium, one genomic window encodes:
- the dnaA gene encoding chromosomal replication initiator protein DnaA — MDIFWDKCLSDIKKEVKPQLFKTMFKDLKLVYIDSEVAKIKVSDRIVKEYLEKNYLPLIKKIISKHIGKEIEVKILLPEEVHKPLQLELNLFKESKKEKIESNLNPKYTFESFVVGASNQFAHAAAVAVAENPGKAYNPLFIYGGVGLGKTHLMQAIGNFIKSRSPSKTVVYITTESFMNELIEALRNDKMSEFREKYRTVDVLLMDDIQFIGGKDRTQIEFFHTFNSLYEAGKQIVLTSDRPPKDIPTLTDRLRSRFEWGLIADIQPPDFETRIAILKRKAEEEGIDVDDNVLKLLATIIKSNIRQLEGVLVKLKAKSDLEGKPIDEKLVKEMFPDGKYVKIPNPSRPPVAIDRIKEAVCQSFGVSIKEIEGSSRKKQVALARQVAMYLLRKLGNFSYPKIAYAFNRKDHTTVMHAVEKVEKLRYEDRELSLIIEELEKRLEDDLQLLE, encoded by the coding sequence GTGGATATCTTTTGGGACAAATGCCTTTCTGATATAAAAAAGGAAGTAAAGCCTCAGCTTTTTAAAACAATGTTTAAAGATTTAAAGCTTGTTTATATAGATTCAGAAGTAGCTAAAATAAAGGTAAGTGATAGAATAGTAAAAGAGTACTTAGAGAAAAACTACCTCCCCTTGATAAAGAAGATCATATCAAAACACATTGGAAAGGAAATTGAAGTAAAAATACTACTACCGGAAGAAGTCCATAAACCTTTGCAACTAGAACTAAATCTTTTCAAGGAGTCCAAGAAAGAAAAAATAGAGTCCAATCTTAATCCGAAATACACTTTTGAAAGTTTTGTGGTTGGTGCAAGCAACCAGTTTGCCCACGCTGCAGCTGTAGCAGTAGCAGAAAACCCTGGAAAAGCTTACAATCCGCTTTTTATCTACGGTGGAGTAGGCCTTGGAAAAACACACCTTATGCAAGCAATAGGAAACTTCATAAAGAGTCGTTCCCCTTCAAAAACAGTAGTCTACATTACAACAGAAAGTTTCATGAACGAACTTATAGAGGCTTTAAGAAACGACAAGATGTCTGAATTTAGAGAGAAATACAGAACAGTTGATGTTCTTTTGATGGACGATATTCAGTTCATAGGTGGCAAGGACAGAACCCAGATTGAATTTTTCCACACTTTTAACTCCTTATATGAGGCAGGTAAACAGATAGTTCTTACAAGTGATAGACCTCCTAAGGACATTCCTACATTGACAGATAGACTAAGAAGCCGCTTTGAGTGGGGACTAATAGCAGACATACAACCTCCAGATTTTGAAACGAGAATAGCAATTTTAAAGAGAAAAGCTGAGGAAGAAGGAATTGATGTTGACGATAACGTTTTAAAACTCCTTGCCACTATCATAAAATCAAACATCAGACAGCTTGAGGGGGTTCTTGTTAAGCTTAAAGCAAAGTCTGACCTTGAAGGAAAGCCAATAGATGAAAAGCTTGTAAAAGAAATGTTTCCAGATGGAAAATACGTCAAAATTCCTAACCCATCAAGACCTCCAGTAGCGATAGACAGAATAAAGGAAGCAGTATGCCAATCTTTTGGAGTTTCCATTAAGGAAATAGAGGGAAGCAGTAGGAAAAAACAGGTAGCTCTTGCAAGACAGGTTGCAATGTATTTACTTAGAAAACTTGGAAACTTTTCCTATCCAAAAATCGCATATGCTTTTAATAGAAAAGATCATACAACAGTAATGCACGCTGTTGAAAAAGTAGAAAAACTCCGTTATGAAGATAGGGAATTAAGCCTTATAATAGAGGAACTAGAGAAGAGGTTAGAGGATGATTTACAATTGCTTGAGTAA